One genomic window of Providencia hangzhouensis includes the following:
- the gntU gene encoding gluconate transporter — protein MNTPETLSTLTLVLTAVGSVVLLLFLVMYARLHAFVALMIVSIGAGLFSGMPVQQITETMQKGMAGTLGFLAIVVALGAMFGKILHETGALDQIANKLLNLFGEKNAHYAVGVAGLICALPLFFDVAIVLLIGVVFAVANRTGHNVVRLAIPLFAGVAAAAAFLLPGPTPMLVASQMGADYGWMILIGLCAAIPGMILAGPLFGKFISNFVHIDIPADYQAPNTEHGKMPSFGFSLCLVLFPLVLVGLKTIGTHLVEKGTPLEHWLEFIGHPFTALLLACLLAIYGLGFRYGMDKEKVMAICSAAIQPAGIILLVTGAGGVFKQILVDSGVGPALGDSLIGAGLPIAVACFVLAGAVRVIQGSATVACLTAVGLVLPVISELGYSGAQLAALAICISGGSLILSHVNDSGFWLYGKFTGATEAQTLKTWTVMETILGTTGAIVGMVFFMFL, from the coding sequence ATGAATACCCCAGAAACATTAAGCACGTTAACGCTCGTGCTGACGGCAGTCGGCTCTGTCGTTTTACTGCTTTTTTTAGTGATGTATGCTCGTTTACATGCTTTTGTTGCACTCATGATTGTTTCTATTGGTGCCGGTTTATTTTCAGGTATGCCAGTACAACAGATCACGGAAACCATGCAAAAAGGAATGGCGGGAACCTTAGGTTTTCTTGCTATCGTAGTCGCTCTTGGGGCAATGTTCGGTAAAATTTTACATGAAACAGGGGCATTAGATCAGATTGCGAATAAGCTACTTAACCTATTCGGTGAAAAGAATGCTCACTATGCAGTGGGTGTCGCAGGGCTGATTTGTGCGCTACCACTCTTCTTTGATGTGGCTATTGTCTTGTTAATTGGTGTGGTGTTTGCGGTAGCGAACCGCACAGGCCATAACGTTGTTCGCCTTGCTATTCCATTATTTGCTGGGGTAGCCGCTGCGGCAGCGTTTTTATTACCGGGGCCAACACCAATGCTCGTTGCATCACAAATGGGGGCAGACTATGGCTGGATGATTTTAATTGGTCTGTGTGCTGCTATCCCAGGTATGATTTTAGCGGGGCCATTATTTGGTAAGTTTATCAGTAACTTTGTTCATATTGATATTCCAGCAGATTATCAAGCGCCAAATACAGAACATGGCAAAATGCCAAGCTTTGGATTTAGCTTGTGTTTAGTGCTTTTCCCGTTGGTATTAGTGGGTTTAAAAACAATCGGAACGCATTTAGTTGAAAAAGGAACCCCCCTTGAGCATTGGTTAGAGTTTATCGGTCACCCTTTCACCGCATTACTGTTAGCGTGTTTACTGGCGATTTATGGCCTAGGTTTCCGTTATGGTATGGATAAAGAAAAAGTCATGGCGATTTGTTCCGCAGCGATTCAACCTGCTGGGATCATTTTACTTGTGACGGGTGCTGGTGGCGTATTCAAACAAATTTTAGTGGATTCAGGTGTAGGCCCTGCACTAGGTGACTCTTTAATTGGTGCTGGTTTACCAATTGCTGTTGCTTGCTTTGTATTAGCGGGTGCAGTGCGTGTCATTCAAGGTTCTGCAACGGTTGCATGTTTAACAGCGGTAGGTTTAGTGCTACCTGTTATCAGTGAGTTAGGTTACTCAGGAGCACAGCTGGCAGCATTAGCTATCTGTATTTCTGGCGGTTCATTGATCTTAAGCCACGTGAATGACTCTGGTTTCTGGTTATATGGAAAATTCACTGGTGCGACAGAAGCGCAAACGCTAAAAACATGGACGGTAATGGAAACTATCCTTGGTACGACAGGGGCAATTGTCGGTATGGTGTTCTTCATGTTCTTGTAA
- the gntK gene encoding gluconokinase → MNDTQKQNYTFVLMGVSGSGKSAVATGVAQQLQAAFLDGDFLHPKSNILKMASGHALNDDDRKPWLVALNNAIFAMQRTNKISLVVSSALKKSYRDILREGNHNLYFIYLKGDAVVIEERLKARKGHFFKPEMLKSQFDALQEPGADEPDVQVVDIRPSLENVIENTCSTIRKIVAGDN, encoded by the coding sequence ATGAATGATACCCAAAAACAAAACTATACATTTGTACTAATGGGGGTATCGGGTAGTGGTAAGTCTGCTGTTGCTACCGGTGTTGCACAGCAACTACAAGCTGCTTTCCTTGATGGTGACTTTCTTCACCCTAAATCAAATATTTTAAAAATGGCATCTGGCCATGCATTAAATGATGACGACCGTAAACCTTGGTTAGTCGCACTAAATAATGCCATTTTTGCAATGCAAAGAACCAATAAGATATCACTGGTAGTTAGCTCTGCACTGAAAAAAAGCTATCGTGATATCTTAAGAGAGGGGAACCACAACCTCTATTTTATTTACCTAAAAGGTGATGCGGTTGTTATTGAAGAAAGATTGAAAGCACGTAAAGGGCATTTCTTTAAGCCTGAAATGCTGAAATCGCAATTTGATGCCTTACAAGAACCTGGCGCGGATGAACCTGATGTGCAGGTTGTTGATATTCGCCCATCCTTAGAAAACGTGATTGAAAATACGTGTTCTACTATTCGTAAGATTGTCGCTGGAGATAACTAA
- a CDS encoding TolC family protein, which yields MRPITLGLLLTLSLPTCSLANQDVENFQTFIGRVLKNSNPVQIKALELESENLRAKQTDYYYLPKISASGKIKSHDGSTNSNITASSLIYDTTLSHRFNEKNLKLKISALSLNKEKEELYTSTTNNLIGIYYLNELTKTTADLNSNAKSIFKLITHRYKSGIAKYSDVEQASLLMQRIETELQNIEKEIEQYKSNIELLSGITFPSKGVTVPKNLLKKLQETIIDSENAQQNSEYNLLRMQADAMKENAYQQNPFLNVNLIAEERFIDQVRSRNESYMGMEVKLNIFDLDKVLNEKSQLKLYEATKGKADYKYKESTAKIKNLKLIANSNSTELIGLHEQRKTMRSIIKSQQREYEISQSSFYEMVNTLFDMLTMERRIAELMIADMKNKMEYIQLTGKLAEIETLSK from the coding sequence ATGCGTCCTATCACCTTAGGTTTGTTATTAACATTATCACTACCAACTTGTAGCTTAGCCAATCAAGATGTAGAAAACTTCCAAACATTTATTGGCCGAGTATTAAAAAACTCCAATCCAGTTCAAATAAAAGCGTTAGAATTAGAATCTGAAAACCTCAGAGCAAAACAAACAGATTATTATTATCTACCAAAAATATCCGCTTCAGGAAAAATAAAAAGCCATGATGGCAGCACTAACAGTAATATTACTGCCAGTTCATTGATCTATGACACTACGTTAAGTCACCGGTTTAATGAAAAAAATTTAAAATTAAAAATATCAGCACTTTCACTAAACAAGGAAAAAGAAGAACTTTACACCTCGACAACTAACAACTTAATTGGTATTTATTATCTCAATGAGCTAACAAAAACAACAGCTGATTTAAATAGCAATGCTAAAAGTATTTTCAAACTTATTACTCATCGCTATAAAAGTGGCATAGCAAAATACAGTGATGTTGAACAAGCTTCTTTATTGATGCAGAGGATTGAAACAGAGCTACAAAATATAGAAAAAGAGATTGAGCAATATAAGTCTAATATTGAGCTTTTATCAGGCATTACCTTTCCTTCTAAAGGTGTAACGGTTCCAAAAAATCTATTAAAAAAATTACAAGAAACTATTATTGATAGTGAAAATGCACAACAGAATAGCGAATATAACTTGCTACGTATGCAAGCTGATGCAATGAAAGAAAATGCTTATCAACAAAATCCCTTCTTAAATGTTAATCTTATCGCCGAAGAACGATTTATTGATCAAGTTAGAAGTCGTAACGAGTCTTATATGGGAATGGAGGTTAAATTAAATATCTTTGACCTTGATAAAGTTCTGAATGAAAAATCTCAACTGAAACTGTATGAAGCAACAAAAGGAAAAGCTGATTATAAATATAAAGAATCCACAGCTAAAATTAAAAATTTAAAATTAATCGCTAATTCAAATTCGACTGAACTTATAGGGCTACATGAACAACGTAAGACCATGCGCTCAATAATTAAAAGCCAACAAAGGGAATATGAAATATCACAATCTTCTTTCTATGAAATGGTGAACACACTATTTGATATGTTAACAATGGAAAGGCGCATTGCTGAATTAATGATTGCTGATATGAAAAACAAAATGGAATATATCCAATTAACAGGGAAGTTAGCTGAAATTGAAACGTTATCTAAATAA
- a CDS encoding HlyD family efflux transporter periplasmic adaptor subunit: protein MKRYLNKLNRAPKKLKIFLGITSLFIGYIILAKIEISSPGEGIISGVSNRLEIVSPASGFINQFAIKTGDKVEKDQVLFSYTNLDVFHQEKTLSGLVTFANERINELEENKKLLNKILDGSINTESEYFFFAKGLQSKTLSAYRELYGHILLRMEISNLRDKYISQIKESSELENQINILKKKDLLLKNARAPEIEKLNNNAEISRTTALIASGELNAQGLLREISLQEKKYTARLIGEIQENETLLNRLKKEKLENSGQMELLRNKIRANSVLSPADGIVLSIEKDLEKGSYVEASNLVMVIKKQQSTRVIEGKILAKYRPFIAPQLPAKIVVNSPGFKKIINGKVTKISADSFSDRERNSQERYYSVQITPEQNTELLPEHDGLPVMLYISSKEISVLHYLTALISDNITFNVW from the coding sequence TTGAAACGTTATCTAAATAAACTGAACCGGGCACCTAAAAAATTAAAAATATTTCTAGGTATCACGTCATTATTTATCGGTTATATTATATTAGCTAAAATAGAAATATCCTCTCCAGGAGAGGGGATTATCTCAGGAGTCTCCAATCGACTAGAAATAGTGAGCCCGGCTTCTGGATTTATTAATCAGTTCGCTATTAAAACTGGTGATAAGGTAGAAAAAGACCAAGTTTTATTTTCCTATACTAATTTAGATGTCTTTCATCAAGAAAAAACCTTATCCGGCCTCGTTACTTTTGCTAATGAACGCATCAATGAATTAGAAGAAAACAAAAAACTGTTAAATAAAATCCTTGATGGAAGCATAAATACGGAATCTGAATATTTTTTCTTTGCAAAGGGCTTACAAAGTAAAACTTTAAGTGCCTATAGAGAACTCTATGGTCATATTCTCTTACGCATGGAGATAAGTAATTTACGAGATAAATATATCTCACAAATTAAAGAGTCTAGCGAACTAGAAAATCAAATTAACATACTGAAAAAGAAAGACTTATTATTAAAAAATGCAAGAGCTCCTGAAATTGAAAAACTCAATAATAATGCTGAAATCAGCCGCACCACCGCGCTAATAGCGTCAGGTGAATTAAATGCTCAAGGGTTATTGCGAGAAATCTCACTGCAAGAAAAGAAGTATACCGCACGACTTATCGGGGAAATACAAGAAAATGAAACTCTACTTAATCGACTAAAAAAAGAGAAATTAGAAAACAGTGGTCAGATGGAATTACTGCGCAATAAAATAAGAGCGAATAGTGTGTTATCACCAGCTGACGGGATTGTATTAAGTATCGAAAAAGATTTAGAGAAAGGTTCGTATGTTGAAGCCTCAAATTTAGTGATGGTGATTAAAAAACAGCAAAGTACGCGGGTTATTGAAGGTAAAATATTAGCGAAGTATCGCCCTTTTATAGCGCCACAGCTACCAGCCAAAATTGTGGTGAACTCCCCTGGGTTTAAAAAAATCATTAACGGGAAAGTTACAAAAATCAGCGCTGATTCCTTTAGTGACAGGGAGCGGAACAGCCAAGAACGCTATTATTCAGTACAAATTACACCAGAACAAAATACGGAGCTCCTTCCAGAACATGACGGTTTGCCAGTGATGCTCTATATCTCTAGTAAAGAGATTTCAGTACTTCATTATTTAACCGCATTAATTAGCGATAACATTACATTTAACGTTTGGTGA
- a CDS encoding ATP-binding cassette domain-containing protein, with protein sequence MKESSFHDVINQYFKILGEPFSSPALSYDNKYILNNINEFINNDFFTYQYTSISDFNEKKLPALFIMEIADGKYIIIKNHRGQLTNLTTDIAITQQLIENKHLFSFSASENTLNEESIYKSLIKLTPKSSLLSLPLIVFALLLPLYSNLFNSRLVYSESISSLLYISFIFIVVIGLEFFIKHIIHEQNTKKIKLNISTFNRYFINLLKQSSCKSASIKVRTAEASILQVWEIKPQIIYDVGLAILFSFCIFGMLGFYSLLLLSYYAGLIFLCLHIRFLSYKNMLRANTLNYEKSAMYYSLEQKKHELCFARDNHFKQYISIKTNEDEKIKLKLNEANHHWMEIIKVNTFLSMIVMYVASYLAIGEGSLSLASVIAVMIINSRLSGAITSAINRLFMVKTHLFHIKSSIDQLKNNPLIHFKADGITTDSIKHFSAKNLSVSINGKTIINQLDVEAKPGDVIGITGISGVGKTSLMKALCGISEYSSGDITINGIGIDEISQCFLTEKIAYHNGISTFIHGSIRDNFNFYGVFDNNTIVHLTKLCCPSLLISKETLDDTLITDIAASTGEKQKLQLALTLIKQPEMIFLDESTSFMATSDALSFLQLMKQEFELDESIIFFSTHDLGLTSFFTKHIALSPGHAKHINSPQHHNKIIIPKISLS encoded by the coding sequence ATGAAAGAAAGTAGTTTCCATGATGTTATTAATCAATACTTTAAGATATTAGGAGAACCATTTTCCTCTCCAGCACTCTCTTATGATAATAAATATATCTTAAATAATATAAATGAATTTATTAATAATGATTTTTTCACTTATCAATACACTTCTATTTCAGATTTTAATGAAAAAAAGCTACCTGCTCTCTTTATTATGGAGATAGCAGATGGGAAATATATTATCATCAAAAATCATAGAGGCCAGCTAACCAATCTAACAACCGACATAGCAATAACACAACAACTAATTGAAAATAAACATTTGTTTTCATTTTCTGCAAGTGAAAACACACTCAATGAAGAGAGCATATATAAATCACTGATTAAGTTAACACCAAAATCTAGCTTATTGTCATTACCTTTAATTGTATTCGCACTATTATTACCTTTATATTCAAATCTTTTTAACTCCCGCTTAGTTTATAGTGAATCTATAAGCTCACTTTTATATATTAGTTTTATTTTCATTGTCGTTATTGGCTTAGAGTTTTTTATTAAACACATTATTCATGAACAGAACACAAAAAAAATAAAGCTTAACATCAGTACTTTTAATCGCTATTTTATTAATTTATTAAAACAATCTAGTTGTAAAAGTGCCTCAATTAAAGTGAGAACAGCAGAAGCATCAATCTTACAAGTTTGGGAAATTAAGCCTCAAATTATTTATGATGTCGGGTTAGCCATTTTATTTTCATTTTGCATTTTTGGTATGTTAGGTTTTTATTCATTATTGCTATTGAGCTATTACGCTGGGCTTATCTTTTTATGCCTACACATCCGCTTTCTTTCCTATAAAAATATGCTCCGAGCGAATACCTTAAACTATGAAAAATCAGCCATGTACTACTCATTGGAACAAAAAAAACATGAGCTTTGTTTTGCCAGAGATAACCATTTTAAACAGTACATCAGTATAAAAACTAATGAAGATGAAAAAATAAAATTAAAACTAAATGAGGCCAATCACCATTGGATGGAAATTATCAAAGTAAATACGTTTTTATCTATGATAGTAATGTACGTAGCTAGCTATTTGGCTATTGGTGAAGGCAGTCTAAGCTTGGCTTCTGTTATCGCCGTGATGATCATTAATAGTCGACTTTCTGGTGCAATTACAAGTGCCATTAATCGCTTATTTATGGTGAAAACACATCTATTTCATATCAAATCCAGTATTGATCAGTTAAAAAACAACCCACTTATCCATTTCAAAGCAGATGGTATAACAACAGATTCAATAAAACATTTTAGTGCAAAAAATCTTAGCGTTAGCATTAATGGTAAAACCATTATTAATCAGCTTGATGTTGAAGCCAAACCCGGCGATGTTATTGGTATTACTGGTATTTCAGGCGTAGGAAAGACATCACTAATGAAAGCATTATGTGGGATTTCAGAATACTCATCAGGGGATATTACAATCAATGGTATTGGTATCGATGAAATTTCCCAATGCTTTTTAACAGAAAAAATTGCCTACCATAATGGTATTTCAACATTTATTCATGGCAGCATTCGTGATAATTTTAATTTCTATGGTGTATTCGATAACAATACAATTGTTCACCTTACCAAATTATGTTGCCCATCCTTACTGATTAGTAAGGAAACCTTAGACGATACACTCATCACCGATATCGCCGCATCTACAGGGGAAAAACAAAAGTTACAGCTCGCACTGACTCTGATAAAACAACCTGAAATGATATTCTTAGACGAATCGACATCATTTATGGCGACCTCTGATGCACTCTCATTCTTACAATTAATGAAGCAAGAGTTTGAATTAGATGAATCAATTATTTTCTTTTCTACTCACGACTTAGGACTAACCTCATTTTTTACGAAGCATATTGCATTATCACCGGGTCATGCTAAACACATTAATTCGCCACAACACCATAATAAAATTATCATCCCTAAAATTAGCCTAAGCTAA